One Pseudonocardia abyssalis DNA segment encodes these proteins:
- a CDS encoding primary-amine oxidase: MTLAETRTTHPLELTTAAEVDAVRTALVDAGLLGETVRFAFFAPEEPAKSAVLDGTASERRFRAVLLDIATGRSFDTVVSATSGDVVFSRELDPPVDGQPPIIDTEFEMIEEILNAGPAWLAALEARGIAPESVRAVPLSAGAYDIPGEVGRRIVRAFGFQQDHEKDHPWAHPIDGLVAYVDLTGRSVDRVIDTGPVPVPATSGNFDDPAFVGEPRTTLKPIEITQPEGPSFSVEGNRVRWEKWDLRIGFNEREGLTLHQISFDGRPVVYRASVAEMVVPYADPAPVRFWQNYFDCGEYMFARYADSLQLGCDCLGEIHYLDAVIADDLGRPKTITNAICMHEEDTGVLWKHSDLFTGSAETRRQRRMVFSFFTPIGNYDYGFYWYLYLDGTIQLEVKATGIVFTAAAPSEYATEVAPGLMAPFHQHLFSARLDMTVDGVANAVDEVQAQRVPMGPDNPYGNAFRKARTRLTSESDAQRLADTSVGRTWHIVNPDVQNALGQDVGYALIPEGRPAMLADEASSIHSRATFATKHLWVTQYDPAQRYPAGDFVNQNPGGAGLPAWVAADRPVDGEDIVVWHTFGTTHFPRPEDWPVMPVDHTGFTLKPVGFFDRNPTLDVPSSGGKHCS, from the coding sequence ATGACCCTCGCCGAGACCCGTACCACCCATCCGCTGGAGCTGACGACCGCCGCCGAGGTCGACGCCGTCCGCACCGCGCTCGTCGACGCCGGACTGCTGGGCGAGACCGTCCGGTTCGCGTTCTTCGCCCCCGAGGAGCCCGCCAAGTCGGCCGTGCTCGACGGCACCGCGTCCGAACGCCGCTTCCGCGCGGTCCTGCTCGACATCGCCACGGGTCGCTCGTTCGACACCGTCGTGTCCGCCACCAGCGGCGACGTCGTCTTCTCGCGCGAGCTCGACCCGCCCGTCGACGGCCAGCCGCCGATCATCGACACCGAGTTCGAGATGATCGAGGAGATCCTCAACGCCGGGCCCGCCTGGCTCGCCGCGCTGGAGGCCCGGGGCATCGCGCCGGAGTCGGTGCGCGCCGTGCCGCTCTCGGCCGGGGCCTACGACATCCCCGGGGAGGTCGGGCGCCGGATCGTGCGCGCGTTCGGGTTCCAGCAGGACCACGAGAAGGACCATCCCTGGGCGCACCCGATCGACGGGCTCGTCGCCTACGTCGACCTCACCGGCCGCTCCGTCGACCGCGTGATCGACACCGGGCCCGTGCCGGTGCCCGCGACGTCGGGCAACTTCGACGACCCCGCGTTCGTCGGCGAGCCCCGCACCACGCTCAAGCCGATCGAGATCACCCAGCCCGAGGGCCCGTCGTTCTCCGTCGAGGGCAACCGGGTGCGCTGGGAGAAGTGGGACCTGCGCATCGGGTTCAACGAGCGCGAGGGCCTGACCCTGCACCAGATCAGCTTCGACGGGCGACCGGTCGTCTACCGGGCGTCGGTCGCGGAGATGGTGGTGCCCTACGCCGACCCGGCTCCGGTGCGCTTCTGGCAGAACTACTTCGACTGCGGCGAGTACATGTTCGCCCGCTACGCCGACTCGCTGCAGCTCGGCTGCGACTGCCTCGGCGAGATCCACTACCTCGACGCCGTGATCGCCGACGACCTCGGCCGCCCGAAGACGATCACCAACGCGATCTGCATGCACGAGGAGGACACCGGCGTCCTCTGGAAGCACTCCGACCTGTTCACCGGCAGCGCGGAGACCCGCCGCCAGCGCCGCATGGTGTTCTCGTTCTTCACCCCGATCGGCAACTACGACTACGGCTTCTACTGGTACCTCTACCTCGACGGCACCATCCAGCTCGAGGTCAAGGCCACCGGCATCGTGTTCACCGCGGCCGCGCCGTCGGAGTACGCCACGGAGGTCGCGCCCGGTCTGATGGCGCCGTTCCACCAGCACCTGTTCTCCGCACGTCTGGACATGACCGTCGACGGGGTGGCGAACGCCGTCGACGAGGTGCAGGCGCAGCGCGTCCCGATGGGCCCGGACAACCCGTACGGCAACGCGTTCCGCAAGGCCCGGACGCGGCTGACCTCGGAGTCGGACGCCCAGCGCCTCGCCGACACCTCCGTCGGGCGGACCTGGCACATCGTCAACCCGGACGTCCAGAACGCGCTCGGCCAGGACGTCGGGTACGCGCTGATCCCGGAGGGCCGCCCGGCGATGCTGGCCGACGAGGCGTCGTCGATCCACTCGCGCGCGACGTTCGCGACGAAGCACCTGTGGGTCACGCAGTACGACCCGGCGCAGCGCTACCCGGCCGGCGACTTCGTGAACCAGAACCCCGGCGGTGCGGGCCTGCCGGCGTGGGTGGCGGCCGACCGCCCGGTCGACGGCGAGGACATCGTCGTGTGGCACACGTTCGGCACCACCCACTTCCCCCGCCCGGAGGACTGGCCGGTGATGCCCGTCGACCACACCGGCTTCACGCTCAAGCCGGTGGGCTTCTTCGACCGCAACCCCACCCTCGACGTCCCGAGCAGCGGGGGGAAGCACTGCAGCTAG
- a CDS encoding APC family permease, with protein MTDRTHTLTGSLGVGSIVFMVVAAAAPLTVIAGTVPLGIAIGNGAAFPATFALCSVVLLLFAVGFCAMTKHVPDAGAFYSYVERGLGRAPGWGAAFLALATYTAVQLAVYGYIGAILDGLVQNYGGPALPWWLYSVAALVVTAVLGYRRIELSSRVLGVLLVSEVAIVLVFDAVVATTGSTPSAALFVPAQIGSGSVGVAIMFAIASFIGFEATAVFRDEAVDPERTIPRATYLALVLIGAFYTLSAWAVVSAWGDTEAVAQAGADPGNMLLTTITDTLGTVGGDIAQVLLVTSLFAAILSFHNVLARYIFALGGTGALPTACGRSHAVHGSPHIASFTQSGTALVFVAVFALAGMDPVTQVFAWMAGTATLGVLALMALTCLAVLVFFRRTRIDHRPWQTVVAPGLGLAGLLVCLWLTISNFSTLIGGSAGLATAIGSVLVVFFVAGAVWSARPVPTVAPVSPGRH; from the coding sequence ATGACCGACCGCACGCACACCCTGACCGGCTCACTCGGAGTCGGCTCCATCGTCTTCATGGTCGTGGCGGCCGCCGCGCCGCTGACCGTCATCGCCGGAACGGTGCCCCTGGGCATCGCGATCGGCAACGGCGCCGCGTTCCCCGCCACGTTCGCGCTGTGCTCGGTGGTGCTGCTGCTGTTCGCAGTCGGCTTCTGCGCGATGACCAAGCACGTCCCCGACGCCGGCGCGTTCTACTCCTACGTCGAGCGCGGGCTCGGGCGTGCACCCGGCTGGGGCGCCGCGTTCCTGGCCCTGGCGACCTACACCGCCGTGCAGCTCGCGGTGTACGGCTACATCGGCGCGATCCTCGACGGACTCGTCCAGAACTACGGCGGCCCCGCGCTGCCGTGGTGGCTGTACTCGGTGGCCGCGCTGGTCGTCACCGCGGTGCTCGGCTACCGGCGGATCGAGCTGTCCAGCCGGGTGCTCGGGGTGCTTCTCGTGTCCGAGGTGGCGATCGTGCTGGTGTTCGACGCCGTCGTCGCGACCACCGGGTCGACGCCGTCGGCCGCGCTGTTCGTGCCCGCGCAGATCGGTTCCGGCTCGGTCGGCGTCGCGATCATGTTCGCGATCGCCAGCTTCATCGGGTTCGAGGCCACCGCGGTGTTCCGCGACGAGGCCGTCGACCCGGAGCGCACCATCCCCCGCGCCACCTACCTCGCGCTCGTCCTGATCGGCGCGTTCTACACGCTCTCGGCGTGGGCCGTCGTGTCCGCGTGGGGCGACACCGAGGCCGTCGCGCAGGCCGGGGCCGACCCGGGCAACATGCTGCTGACGACGATCACCGACACGCTCGGCACCGTCGGCGGCGACATCGCGCAGGTGTTGCTCGTGACCAGCCTGTTCGCCGCGATCCTGTCGTTCCACAACGTCCTGGCGCGGTACATCTTCGCGCTCGGCGGCACCGGTGCGCTGCCCACGGCCTGCGGGCGCAGCCACGCCGTCCACGGCTCGCCGCACATCGCGTCGTTCACCCAGTCCGGCACCGCGCTCGTGTTCGTCGCCGTGTTCGCGCTCGCCGGGATGGACCCGGTGACCCAGGTGTTCGCCTGGATGGCCGGCACGGCCACGCTCGGCGTACTGGCGCTGATGGCGCTGACCTGCCTGGCCGTCCTCGTGTTCTTCCGGCGCACCCGGATCGACCACAGGCCGTGGCAGACCGTCGTCGCGCCCGGGCTCGGGCTGGCCGGACTTCTCGTCTGCCTCTGGCTGACGATCTCCAACTTCTCCACTCTGATCGGTGGGTCCGCCGGACTCGCCACCGCGATCGGCTCCGTGCTGGTCGTGTTCTTCGTCGCCGGAGCCGTCTGGTCGGCCCGTCCCGTCCCGACCGTCGCACCCGTTTCACCTGGGAGGCACTGA
- the hisC gene encoding histidinol-phosphate transaminase, translating to MVILVTTIRADLAGLPAYVPGRTIPGAIKLASNEVPHPPTAPVLAAIAEAAAAGNRYPDLATVGLTARIAQALGVGPERIATGCGSVSICQQLVQATCLHPEDEVVFAWRSFEAYPIVTQIGGATARTVPLTDDFRHDLDAMAAAVGPRTRLVMVCSPNNPTGTVVTRAELAAFLTAVGPDVVVAFDEAYREYVTDPDAADGLSLIDAHPNLVVLRTFSKAYRLAALRVGYAVASPEVATALRKVCAPFSVSSVAQAGAIAALDHADELLAACAEVVTERVRVRDALLAAGFTVPPTQANFVWLALGDRTADFAAHCLDHKVVVRPFHPDGVRVTVSTPAENDAFLDAAITFPR from the coding sequence ATGGTGATCCTTGTGACCACGATCCGTGCCGACCTCGCCGGCCTTCCCGCCTACGTCCCCGGCCGCACGATCCCGGGTGCGATCAAGCTCGCGAGCAACGAGGTCCCGCACCCGCCGACGGCCCCCGTTCTCGCGGCGATCGCCGAGGCCGCCGCGGCCGGCAACCGGTACCCCGACCTCGCGACGGTCGGTCTCACGGCGCGCATCGCGCAGGCCCTCGGCGTCGGGCCGGAGCGGATCGCCACCGGGTGCGGCTCCGTGAGCATCTGCCAGCAGCTGGTGCAGGCCACCTGCCTGCACCCGGAGGACGAGGTGGTGTTCGCCTGGCGCTCGTTCGAGGCGTACCCGATCGTCACGCAGATCGGGGGGGCGACGGCCCGCACCGTCCCGCTCACCGACGACTTCCGCCACGACCTCGACGCCATGGCCGCCGCCGTCGGGCCGCGCACGCGGCTGGTGATGGTGTGCAGCCCCAACAACCCGACGGGCACCGTCGTCACCCGGGCGGAGCTGGCGGCCTTCCTCACCGCGGTCGGCCCGGACGTGGTCGTCGCGTTCGACGAGGCCTACCGCGAGTACGTCACCGACCCGGACGCCGCCGACGGCCTGTCCCTGATCGACGCCCACCCCAACCTCGTCGTCCTGCGCACCTTCTCCAAGGCCTACCGGCTCGCGGCGCTGCGGGTCGGCTACGCGGTCGCCTCCCCCGAGGTCGCCACCGCACTGCGGAAGGTGTGCGCGCCGTTCAGCGTCAGCTCGGTGGCGCAGGCCGGCGCGATCGCCGCCCTCGACCATGCCGACGAACTGCTGGCGGCGTGCGCCGAGGTCGTCACCGAACGGGTGCGCGTGCGCGACGCCCTGCTCGCCGCCGGTTTCACGGTGCCGCCGACCCAGGCCAACTTCGTGTGGCTCGCCCTCGGTGACCGCACGGCCGACTTCGCCGCCCACTGCCTGGACCACAAGGTCGTGGTGCGCCCGTTCCATCCCGACGGCGTGCGGGTCACGGTCTCGACACCGGCCGAGAACGATGCGTTCCTCGATGCGGCGATCACGTTCCCGCGGTGA
- a CDS encoding GlsB/YeaQ/YmgE family stress response membrane protein, whose translation MIINIIQAIIIGAILGFVGRLVAPGKQNIPIWLTILVGIVAAFIGTYIARLFGIADTNGIDWLELIIQIIVAAVGVTAVAGIYGKRGVRS comes from the coding sequence GTGATCATCAACATCATCCAGGCCATCATCATCGGCGCGATCCTCGGCTTCGTCGGCCGGCTGGTGGCGCCGGGCAAGCAGAACATCCCGATCTGGCTGACCATCCTGGTCGGCATCGTGGCCGCCTTCATCGGCACGTACATCGCCCGTCTGTTCGGCATCGCCGACACCAACGGCATCGACTGGCTCGAGCTGATCATCCAGATCATCGTGGCCGCGGTCGGTGTCACGGCCGTCGCCGGGATCTACGGCAAGCGCGGCGTCCGCAGCTGA
- a CDS encoding dienelactone hydrolase family protein — MTDIRTETVPLVDGSALRLTVAEPVSSVRGGIVVLHEARGVTDTVRGLVSGLAADGWLTVAPHLYHRDGADEVDGDDGQVQEQVDRLEGEQVMADTDTAFGWLADHDISSDRMGVIGFDLGGSVALLVAAKRTLGAAVTVAGEGIVETPSSGLPALVDAAPGLTCPWLGIYGEDTAGERDPEIEQLRNAAAKSEQATDLVVYPRTGYRFDADPDSAADAWQRTLNWFDSHLR; from the coding sequence ATGACCGACATCCGCACGGAGACCGTACCCCTGGTCGACGGAAGCGCGTTGCGGCTCACCGTCGCCGAGCCGGTCAGCTCGGTCCGCGGGGGGATCGTCGTGCTCCACGAGGCGCGCGGTGTCACGGACACCGTGAGAGGCCTGGTCAGCGGCCTGGCCGCCGACGGATGGCTCACCGTGGCCCCCCATCTGTACCACCGCGACGGCGCCGACGAGGTGGACGGCGACGACGGCCAGGTGCAGGAACAGGTCGACCGCCTCGAGGGCGAACAGGTCATGGCCGACACCGACACCGCGTTCGGCTGGCTCGCCGACCACGACATCTCCTCCGACCGGATGGGCGTCATCGGGTTCGACCTGGGCGGCTCCGTCGCCCTGCTGGTGGCGGCGAAGCGCACGCTCGGTGCGGCCGTCACCGTCGCGGGGGAGGGGATCGTGGAGACGCCGTCCAGCGGCCTCCCCGCACTCGTCGACGCGGCCCCGGGCCTCACCTGCCCGTGGCTCGGCATCTACGGCGAGGACACCGCGGGCGAACGGGACCCGGAGATCGAGCAGCTGCGCAACGCCGCCGCGAAGTCGGAGCAGGCCACCGACCTGGTGGTCTACCCGCGCACGGGCTACCGCTTCGACGCCGATCCCGACTCCGCCGCGGACGCCTGGCAGCGCACGCTGAACTGGTTCGACAGCCACCTGCGCTGA
- a CDS encoding DUF4870 domain-containing protein has translation MSSYPPPGSSWPQGSGSGELVPSEDRNWAVGAHIGSFVAAYVALGLIAPLIVLLVRGGQSPFVRRQAVESLNFQLNALVIIAVGWLLAIVLIGFAILAVYGVFYVICVVLATIKASQGEDFRYPLTVRLIS, from the coding sequence ATGAGCTCCTACCCACCGCCCGGATCGTCCTGGCCGCAGGGTTCCGGCTCGGGCGAGCTCGTCCCGTCCGAGGACCGGAACTGGGCGGTCGGTGCCCACATCGGCAGCTTCGTCGCCGCCTACGTCGCGCTCGGCCTGATCGCCCCGCTGATCGTGCTGCTGGTGCGCGGCGGGCAGTCGCCGTTCGTGCGGCGGCAGGCCGTGGAGTCGCTCAACTTCCAGCTCAACGCACTGGTCATCATCGCGGTCGGGTGGCTGCTGGCGATCGTGCTGATCGGGTTCGCGATCCTGGCCGTCTACGGCGTCTTCTACGTCATCTGCGTCGTGCTGGCGACGATCAAGGCGTCGCAGGGCGAGGACTTCCGCTACCCCCTCACCGTTCGCCTGATCAGCTGA
- a CDS encoding MsnO8 family LLM class oxidoreductase produces MSPTSVRLSLLDRSRTRAGEPDGAALRHTVERAEQAEALGYHRFWVAEHHAVPGVASGSPPVLMAAVAARTGRIRVGSGGVMLPNHQPLVVAEQFAMLEALFPGRIDLGVGRSLGFTAPVREALRSDGADTFADDLAELRSYLDGRAPVTARPRLDHPPPVFVLATGRGLAVAGDAGLPVVLGGPVLDDSAAGERITDYRSRARAAGAEPYVVVSLDVLVADSVGAAHELAIPEAWALAAARTTGAFPALEPVDVERPVTARQREVVDAAVGRTIAGDETTVSARLDELLAHTGADELLASTSTFDRDALRESDTRLARLWARRP; encoded by the coding sequence GTGTCGCCCACGTCCGTCCGGCTCTCGCTCCTCGACCGCTCCCGTACTCGCGCCGGTGAGCCGGACGGGGCCGCGCTGCGGCACACCGTCGAGCGGGCGGAGCAGGCGGAGGCGCTGGGATACCACCGGTTCTGGGTCGCCGAGCACCACGCCGTGCCGGGCGTCGCGAGCGGCAGCCCGCCCGTCCTGATGGCCGCGGTCGCCGCGCGCACCGGGCGGATCCGCGTCGGCTCGGGCGGGGTGATGCTGCCCAACCACCAGCCCCTCGTCGTCGCCGAGCAGTTCGCGATGCTGGAAGCGCTGTTCCCCGGCCGCATCGACCTGGGCGTCGGGCGATCGCTCGGGTTCACCGCGCCGGTGCGGGAAGCGCTGCGCAGCGACGGTGCCGACACCTTCGCCGACGACCTCGCCGAGCTGCGCTCCTACCTCGACGGCCGCGCCCCCGTCACCGCCCGGCCCCGGCTCGACCACCCGCCACCGGTGTTCGTGCTGGCCACCGGACGCGGCCTCGCCGTGGCCGGGGACGCCGGACTGCCGGTCGTGCTGGGCGGGCCCGTCCTCGACGACTCCGCCGCCGGTGAGCGCATCACCGACTACCGGTCCCGGGCACGTGCGGCCGGCGCGGAGCCGTACGTCGTCGTCTCGCTCGACGTGCTGGTGGCCGACTCCGTCGGCGCCGCTCACGAGCTCGCGATCCCCGAGGCGTGGGCGCTGGCCGCGGCCCGCACGACGGGCGCGTTCCCGGCGCTGGAGCCCGTCGATGTCGAGCGGCCGGTGACGGCGCGGCAGCGCGAGGTCGTCGACGCGGCGGTGGGACGCACCATCGCCGGTGACGAGACGACGGTGTCGGCCCGGCTCGACGAACTGCTCGCCCACACCGGAGCCGACGAACTGCTCGCCTCCACCTCGACGTTCGACCGCGATGCCCTGCGCGAGTCCGACACCCGCCTCGCCCGGCTCTGGGCCCGACGCCCCTGA
- a CDS encoding APC family permease, with product MLHLRHRSPVHGLDRRNLGPAEVLAQSVAGAAPAAAMATVPAIVAATAGPGTLWSFAVATIVALLIGSCIGQFTRRMAAAGSLYSLTAQGLGPAAAFSSGVALLVGYGVLAMAAMTGSAIYLDALVARVGGTGGSRPVLVLAVCVLAVLATGGVLVQVRLSARVVLLVEAVSITVMTIVFLALLGADAPAGPPPPDPGIGGIAAGVLPALGAFIGFEAATAMGVEARRPFRTVPRVVTWTAGAAGVLYLFAAYTQVTGFAAGGLTTAPEPVLTLVMARGEAWIAVLLDVGIAMSFAACTLATLGALVRVVFSMARDEIVPARLGATHPRFRTPHVAIAVALPVVAAVPAGLLASGMPGSQVLAGLLTVATAGYLVAYLLVCLAAPLFLRRIGELTLPPVVVTAVAVPVLLAVLVAFVVSAWGGAIPLVIGLLVLAGLFWLGWLRWRRPAQLAAIGAYDETVADDVLAQR from the coding sequence GTGCTCCACCTGCGTCACCGCTCCCCGGTGCACGGCCTGGACCGCCGCAACCTCGGCCCCGCCGAGGTGCTGGCGCAGTCCGTGGCCGGGGCCGCACCCGCGGCCGCGATGGCTACCGTGCCCGCGATCGTCGCGGCGACCGCCGGGCCCGGGACGCTGTGGTCGTTCGCCGTCGCGACGATCGTGGCGCTGCTCATCGGCAGCTGCATCGGCCAGTTCACTCGCCGGATGGCCGCGGCGGGGTCGCTCTACAGCCTGACCGCGCAGGGCCTCGGCCCCGCCGCGGCGTTCAGCTCGGGCGTGGCGCTGCTCGTCGGCTACGGCGTGCTCGCGATGGCGGCGATGACCGGCTCGGCGATCTACCTCGACGCGCTGGTCGCCCGGGTCGGCGGCACCGGGGGGTCACGGCCGGTGCTGGTGCTCGCCGTCTGCGTGCTCGCGGTGCTCGCGACGGGCGGGGTGCTCGTGCAGGTTCGGCTCTCCGCGCGGGTGGTGCTGCTCGTCGAGGCGGTGTCGATCACCGTGATGACGATCGTGTTCCTCGCGCTGCTCGGCGCCGACGCCCCCGCCGGCCCGCCGCCGCCCGATCCCGGCATCGGCGGGATCGCGGCCGGTGTCCTGCCCGCGCTCGGCGCGTTCATCGGGTTCGAGGCCGCCACGGCGATGGGCGTCGAGGCGCGCCGCCCGTTCCGGACGGTGCCGCGGGTCGTCACGTGGACGGCGGGTGCGGCCGGGGTCCTCTACCTGTTCGCCGCGTACACGCAGGTCACCGGCTTCGCCGCCGGTGGGCTGACGACCGCGCCCGAGCCCGTCCTGACGCTCGTCATGGCGCGGGGTGAGGCCTGGATCGCCGTGCTCCTCGACGTCGGCATCGCGATGTCGTTCGCCGCGTGCACGCTCGCGACGCTGGGCGCGCTGGTCCGGGTCGTGTTCTCGATGGCCCGCGACGAGATCGTGCCCGCCCGCCTCGGTGCCACCCATCCCCGGTTCCGCACGCCGCACGTCGCGATCGCGGTGGCGCTGCCGGTGGTCGCGGCCGTACCGGCCGGGCTGCTCGCGTCGGGGATGCCGGGGTCGCAGGTGCTGGCCGGGCTGCTCACCGTCGCCACCGCCGGGTACCTCGTCGCGTACCTGCTCGTCTGCCTGGCCGCGCCGCTGTTCCTGCGCCGGATCGGCGAGCTGACGCTCCCCCCCGTCGTCGTCACGGCGGTGGCGGTGCCGGTGCTGCTCGCGGTGCTCGTCGCGTTCGTGGTGTCGGCGTGGGGCGGGGCGATCCCGCTGGTCATCGGGCTGCTCGTGCTCGCGGGACTGTTCTGGCTGGGCTGGCTGCGGTGGCGCAGGCCCGCGCAGCTGGCCGCCATCGGGGCGTACGACGAGACCGTCGCCGACGACGTGCTGGCGCAACGGTGA
- a CDS encoding response regulator transcription factor, giving the protein MPQVDHVLLALLPTAASASVLRALRADGVSVSPVGHGIGVLDAIRARDPALIVLDVELPGPDQASVLAAVQNEAPGVPVIAVTPRERRAGLLHQLRGDRDDYVLRPFAVDELAARIRLRLRLGPALDHAVLRHGELVVDTEFGDVTVDGQMVSLSPTEFALLMAMLADPGQVVSPDRLAREVWSEPASANLVQVYISYLRRKIGPERIRTVRGAGYVLEP; this is encoded by the coding sequence GTGCCCCAGGTCGATCACGTCCTGCTGGCGCTGCTCCCGACGGCAGCGTCAGCCTCCGTGCTGCGCGCGTTGCGGGCCGACGGCGTCAGCGTCAGCCCCGTCGGCCACGGGATCGGCGTGCTCGACGCCATCCGCGCCCGTGACCCAGCGCTGATCGTCCTCGACGTGGAACTGCCCGGGCCCGACCAGGCCTCGGTGCTCGCCGCCGTGCAGAACGAGGCGCCGGGCGTCCCGGTCATCGCGGTCACCCCGCGTGAACGCCGGGCGGGCCTGCTGCACCAGCTCCGCGGCGACCGCGACGACTACGTGCTGCGGCCCTTCGCCGTCGACGAGCTCGCCGCGCGCATCCGCCTGCGGCTGCGGCTGGGCCCGGCGCTCGACCACGCGGTGCTCCGGCACGGGGAGCTCGTCGTCGACACCGAGTTCGGGGACGTCACCGTCGACGGTCAGATGGTCTCTCTCTCGCCCACCGAGTTCGCCCTGCTGATGGCGATGCTCGCCGACCCGGGGCAGGTCGTGTCGCCCGACCGGTTGGCGCGCGAGGTGTGGTCGGAGCCGGCGTCGGCCAACCTCGTGCAGGTCTACATCTCCTACCTGCGCCGCAAGATCGGACCGGAGCGGATCCGCACGGTCCGCGGTGCGGGGTACGTGCTGGAGCCCTGA
- a CDS encoding IclR family transcriptional regulator: MTDPLPLSGRQPRAVRSALAVLEEVVAAGPGVTAKEISAALKLPQATTYRLLNLLVGEEYLVRLPDLRGFALGRRAARLALPVVAQPPAAARAVVEHLRGMVRWGVHLASFRGATLTLVDPDPDHPPTESAVLARYPHASALGRLLLADQADWRALARDLRPLTAHTVTGGSDLDARLGEVRASDLARQCGELNADRGCLAVPIRDPATGELVAGLALCGPAARVAEPNDELVRLLREHAERLVPLLA; encoded by the coding sequence GTGACCGATCCCCTCCCGCTCTCCGGACGCCAGCCGCGCGCGGTGCGCAGCGCGCTGGCGGTGCTGGAGGAGGTCGTGGCCGCGGGGCCGGGGGTCACGGCGAAGGAGATCTCCGCGGCGCTCAAACTGCCCCAGGCGACGACCTACCGGCTGCTCAACCTGCTGGTGGGGGAGGAGTACCTGGTGCGGCTGCCCGACCTGCGCGGGTTCGCGCTCGGCCGCCGCGCCGCCCGCCTCGCGCTGCCGGTGGTGGCGCAGCCGCCCGCGGCCGCGCGCGCGGTCGTCGAGCACCTGCGCGGGATGGTCCGCTGGGGGGTGCACCTCGCGTCGTTCCGTGGCGCCACGCTGACGCTCGTCGATCCCGACCCGGACCACCCCCCGACGGAGTCGGCGGTGCTCGCGCGATACCCGCACGCGTCGGCGCTGGGGCGGTTGCTGCTCGCCGACCAGGCCGACTGGCGCGCACTGGCCCGGGACCTGCGCCCGCTCACCGCGCACACCGTCACCGGCGGGTCCGACCTCGACGCCCGGCTGGGCGAGGTGCGGGCGTCGGACCTGGCCCGGCAGTGCGGCGAGCTCAACGCCGACAGGGGCTGCCTGGCCGTGCCGATCCGGGACCCGGCGACCGGTGAGCTCGTCGCTGGGCTGGCCCTGTGCGGGCCCGCGGCGCGTGTGGCGGAGCCCAACGACGAGCTCGTGCGGCTGCTGCGCGAGCACGCGGAACGGCTCGTGCCGTTGCTGGCCTGA